The following are from one region of the Vitis riparia cultivar Riparia Gloire de Montpellier isolate 1030 chromosome 14, EGFV_Vit.rip_1.0, whole genome shotgun sequence genome:
- the LOC117931428 gene encoding uncharacterized protein LOC117931428: MLSTPFCSHIIHYEPPRGFLVPKFSTYDGCSDPFDHIMHYRQLMTLDIGNDPLLCKVFPASLQGQALSWFHRLPPNSVDNFRDLSEAFVGQYLCSARHKQNISTLQNIKMKDNESLREFVKRFGQAVLQVEACSMDAVLQIFKRCICPGTPFFESLAKKPPMTMDDLFRRANKYSMLEDDVRAATQQVLVAGQSSKGSTEGSTKPPDRPRPSDRRQEGPSRPEMPPLTPLSIAYEKLLPMIQSMSDFRWPRPLGSDPSRRDHSKKCAYHKEHGHTTETCRSLQYLVERLIKAGHLRQYLRSDARDGDASRGRDSGAPMAPAAPKAVINYINGGPSDEELNSKRKRQRLLREAMVREHVNSIRPGITEGGPHPIDGTIIFPPIDPTRILRPHRDALILSLGIDKFDVRRILIDPGSSADLVQASVINHMGHNLVGLENPGRVLSGFNGASTISLGDIVLPVQAGPVTLNIQFSVVQDLSPFNVILGRTWLHCMKAIPSTYHQMVSFLTEDGQINLYGSQLAARQCYQIAREAGTSRENEPLPESTHALDQ; encoded by the coding sequence atgctctccacgcctttctgCTCTCATATCATTCATTACGAACCCCCAAGGGGGTTTCTCGTACCAAAGTTCTCCACATACGATGGGTGCAGCGACCCcttcgaccatatcatgcactaTCGACAGCTCATGACCCTCGACATAGGCAACGACCCGCTGCTGTGCAAAGTATTCCCTGCCAGTCTGCAAGGACAGGCCCTTTCATGGTTCCATCGCCTACCTCCTAATTCGGTGGATAACTTCAGAGATCTTTCAGAAGCTTTCGTGGGACAATACCTATGCTCCGCCCGACATAAGCAAAACATCAGCACCttgcaaaatataaaaatgaaggataatGAATCCTTGAGGGAGTTCGTGAAACGATTTGGCCAGGCTGTCCTGCAAGTGGAAGCTTGCAGTATGGATGCTGTCCTACAGATTTTCAAACGATGCATTTGCCCGGGCACTCCCTTTTTTGAGTCACTAGCAAAAAAGCCTCCTATGACAATGGATGACTTGTTTCGACGTGCaaacaaatactcaatgctTGAAGATGACGTACGGGCAGCCACCCAGCAAGTATTGGTTGCCGGACAGTCATCCAAGGGTAGCACAGAGGGAAGCACTAAACCTCCGGACAGGCCAAGACCATCCGATCGAAGGCAAGAAGGGCCAAGCCGCCCGGAAATGCCACCCCTCACACCACTCTCTATAGCTTATGAGAAGCTTCTCCCTATGATCCAGAGCATGTCCGATTTCAGGTGGCCCAGACCCCTTGGATCGGATCCATCCAGGAGAGATCATAGCAAAAAATGCGCTTACCATAAGGAGCACGGCCACACGACGGAGACGTGCAGAAGCCTCCAATATTTGGTGGAAAGACTTATAAAGGCGGGTCATTTAAGGCAATACCTCCGTTCAGATGCTAGAGATGGAGATGCCTCCCGGGGCCGCGACTCTGGGGCCCCCATGGCTCCGGCCGCCCCCAAAGCCGTCATAAATTACATTAATGGAGGCCCGTCGGATGAAGAGCTCAATTCCAAGCGAAAAAGGCAGAGGTTGTTGCGGGAAGCGATGGTGCGTGAGCATGTCAATTCCATCCGACCTGGGATAACCGAAGGAGGCCCGCACCCCATAGACGGGACAATCATTTTTCCTCCAATAGACCCCACGCGGATATTACGTCCGCACCGTGATGCCCTCATTCTATCCTTGGGGATAGACAAATTCGACGTAAGGCGCATCCTGATTGACCCAGGCAGCTCAGCTGATCTGGTGCAGGCATCAGTCATAAACCACATGGGACACAACTTAGTCGGTCTCGAAAACCCTGGAAGGGTTTTATCCGGATTCAACGGGGCATCAACTATCTCGTTGGGAGACATTGTGCTGCCAGTCCAAGCTGGCCCAGTCACTCTCAACATCCAATTTTCGGTAGTACAAGATCTGTCACCCTTCAATGTTATCTTGGGACGCACATGGCTACACTGTATGAAGGCCATCCCCTCCACATATCATCAGATGGTAAGCTTTCTTACTGAAGATGGGCAAATCAACCTATACGGCAGCCAGCTAGCCGCTCGCCAGTGTTACCAGATAGCAAGAGAAGCAGGGACCAGTCGGGAGAATGAACCCCTCCCCGAGTCCACCCATGCACTCGACCAATAG